ACCTTCGACATCCACGGCGGCGGGGCCGATCTGATTTTTCCTCATCACGAAAACGAGATCGCGCAGTCGTGTGGGGCCACCGGCAAGGAATTCGCGCGCTACTGGCTCCACAATGGCTTCGTGCAGATAAACCAGGCGAAGATGAGCAAATCGCTCGGGAATTTCTTCACGATCAGGGAGATTTTCGAAAAGTCCAACTGGCCAGCGGAGATCACCGGGGAAATCCTGCGCTATTTCTTGCTGGCCACCCACTATCGCAGCCCGCTCGATTTTTCGGATCAGGCGCTCGTCGACAGCCATCGGGCACTGGACGGATTCTATGGCTTATTTCAAAGACTAGCGGAACCTGCGAACGAGAAAAAAGCCGGCGACAAGGCCTTGCGAGAGGCGATAGCGCGATTGAAGACGGAGCTCGCGCTCGCCATGGACGATGACTTTAATACACCCGCCGCCATTGCCACATTGCAGCAGTTTAAAGGGGAAACCAACAAGTTATTAGCGGTGGGCCTGTCTAAGGAGATGCGCCACGAGGCGCTGCAAGCATTTCAGCAGTATGGCGGGGTCGTAGGACTTTTAAAAGTTTCACCGGTGCAATGGAAATTTCAAGCGGCCGTAGGAAGCGATACGCGCGCGGCGGCGTCCGCAACAGTCAGGGGCGAAGGGGAAGGCGCCCTGCCGGTTATCCCTGACAGTGAGATCGAGCGGCTGATCGCCGAGCGGAGCGACGCGAAGCAACAGAAAAACTTTGCGAGGGCAGATGAAATCAGGAAAGCACTTTCGGCCCAAGGCATCATCCTGGAAGACCGGCCGGACGGCAC
Above is a genomic segment from Nitrospira sp. containing:
- a CDS encoding cysteine--tRNA ligase yields the protein MLKVHNTLTGRKEEFSPLEPGRVKMYVCGVTVYDECHLGHARSALVFDVIRRYLAHRGLSVTFVKNFTDVDDKIIKRAHELNIPWQAVTAKYIDAYYRDMGRLGIMPATAEPKATEHMAEIIALVRTLIDKGVAYQVNGDVYFHVEKYSAYGRLSKRKLDDMQAGARIEVDERKRHPMDFALWKGTKPGEPAWDSPWGAGRPGWHIECSAMAMKHLGETFDIHGGGADLIFPHHENEIAQSCGATGKEFARYWLHNGFVQINQAKMSKSLGNFFTIREIFEKSNWPAEITGEILRYFLLATHYRSPLDFSDQALVDSHRALDGFYGLFQRLAEPANEKKAGDKALREAIARLKTELALAMDDDFNTPAAIATLQQFKGETNKLLAVGLSKEMRHEALQAFQQYGGVVGLLKVSPVQWKFQAAVGSDTRAAASATVRGEGEGALPVIPDSEIERLIAERSDAKQQKNFARADEIRKALSAQGIILEDRPDGTTRWKR